One genomic segment of Synechocystis sp. LKSZ1 includes these proteins:
- the lipA gene encoding lipoyl synthase, translated as MTLSSSPTARAHEALPSWLKRAPGKASELSTVQKIIKQRQIHTICEEGRCPNRGECYAQKTATFLLMGPVCTRACAFCQVDKGQAPMALDPEEPQKIAEAVHLLGLQYVVLTSVARDDLADGGASWFVRIIERIRRDNPLTQIEVLTPDFWGGPGREQSQRERVLTVAQARPVCYNHNLETVERLQSQVRRGAKYQRSLRVLAWVKQAYPEIATKSGLMLGHGETEAEIIQALRDLRQVGCDRLTLGQYLQPSLAHLPVQKYWTPTEFEQLGHQAEQMGFRHVRSGPLVRSSYHAGEDS; from the coding sequence ATGACCTTGTCTTCTTCTCCGACCGCCCGAGCCCATGAGGCCCTGCCATCTTGGCTTAAGCGAGCCCCTGGCAAGGCCAGTGAGTTATCTACGGTACAAAAAATTATTAAACAGCGTCAAATTCATACTATCTGTGAAGAGGGCCGTTGTCCGAACCGAGGCGAATGCTATGCCCAAAAGACGGCAACTTTTCTGCTCATGGGGCCAGTTTGCACCCGTGCCTGTGCCTTTTGCCAAGTAGATAAGGGCCAGGCCCCGATGGCCCTAGACCCGGAAGAACCCCAGAAAATAGCTGAAGCGGTTCATTTGCTAGGCCTTCAGTACGTCGTCTTGACCTCCGTGGCGCGGGATGATTTAGCCGATGGGGGAGCTAGTTGGTTTGTACGGATTATTGAGCGGATTCGCCGGGATAATCCCCTGACCCAAATTGAGGTGTTAACGCCAGACTTTTGGGGCGGCCCTGGCCGAGAACAGAGCCAACGGGAGCGGGTTTTAACCGTCGCCCAGGCCCGGCCAGTTTGCTATAACCACAATCTAGAAACCGTGGAACGTCTCCAGAGCCAAGTGCGGAGGGGGGCCAAGTACCAGCGCTCCCTCCGGGTGTTGGCTTGGGTGAAACAGGCCTATCCAGAAATCGCCACAAAATCCGGCCTGATGCTGGGCCATGGGGAAACAGAAGCCGAAATTATCCAGGCCCTGAGGGATTTACGCCAAGTAGGCTGTGACCGTCTAACTCTGGGCCAATACCTCCAACCATCCCTGGCCCATTTACCGGTGCAAAAATATTGGACTCCGACAGAATTTGAGCAATTGGGCCACCAGGCCGAGCAAATGGGTTTTCGCCATGTCCGCTCTGGCCCTTTGGTGCGGAGCTCCTACCATGCAGGGGAAGATTCCTAG
- a CDS encoding sugar ABC transporter permease: MPSLPRLNGVVLLLPALFLLGLVFIYPIAWALGLSFFRQNLATQLSPLFTGLANWERLLGDGRFWQSLSNTFIFSSISVGLELLLGLGIALLLNQNFRGRGLVRTVAILPWALPTAIMGLAWAWIFNDQYGIVNDLLQRLHLRETGLTWLGEPHLAMAALIVADVWKTTPFMAIILLAGLQAIPQDLYEAYALDGARAWQSFWRLTLPLLRPQIFLALLFRFAQAFGVFDLIQVMTGGGPAGSTETISVYIYATVMRYLDFGYGATLVTATFLLLIGIVATMVGLIGLRNRPSKA; encoded by the coding sequence ATGCCATCCCTACCCCGTCTGAATGGAGTTGTTCTGCTCCTGCCGGCCCTGTTCCTCCTCGGCTTGGTTTTTATCTATCCCATTGCCTGGGCCTTAGGCCTCAGCTTTTTTCGTCAAAACCTAGCGACGCAACTATCACCCCTCTTTACTGGTCTGGCCAACTGGGAGCGCCTGCTGGGGGATGGCCGATTTTGGCAAAGTCTTAGTAATACCTTTATTTTTTCTAGCATCAGTGTTGGTCTGGAATTGCTCCTAGGATTAGGTATCGCTTTACTACTCAATCAAAACTTTAGGGGTCGGGGCCTAGTGCGGACGGTGGCGATCTTACCCTGGGCCCTGCCCACTGCCATTATGGGCCTGGCTTGGGCTTGGATTTTTAATGACCAGTACGGGATTGTCAATGATCTCTTGCAGCGCTTACATCTCCGGGAAACCGGCCTGACTTGGCTGGGGGAACCCCATTTGGCCATGGCGGCTCTGATTGTGGCTGATGTGTGGAAAACCACGCCCTTCATGGCCATTATTTTATTGGCTGGATTACAGGCCATCCCCCAGGATCTCTACGAGGCCTATGCCTTGGATGGCGCTCGGGCCTGGCAGTCTTTTTGGCGATTAACGTTGCCCCTGCTCCGCCCTCAAATTTTTCTGGCCCTACTGTTTCGGTTTGCCCAGGCCTTTGGGGTGTTTGATCTGATTCAAGTGATGACGGGGGGAGGGCCCGCCGGTAGTACGGAGACCATTTCTGTCTATATCTATGCCACGGTCATGCGCTACCTTGATTTTGGCTATGGAGCCACCCTTGTCACGGCGACCTTTCTATTACTCATCGGGATTGTTGCTACCATGGTTGGGTTGATAGGCCTGCGTAACCGCCCCAGCAAAGCTTAA
- a CDS encoding helix-turn-helix transcriptional regulator, with protein sequence MLAGKSEFPATLSDRELEILDLVATGLTNLEISQHLEISKRTVDNHISNILTKTKTDNRVELVRWALQWGKVCLNEVNCCVLPHPSLPNEDN encoded by the coding sequence ATGCTGGCGGGCAAGTCTGAATTTCCGGCAACATTATCAGATCGAGAGCTTGAAATCCTAGATTTGGTAGCAACAGGCCTCACCAATCTCGAAATCTCCCAGCATTTGGAAATTAGCAAGCGGACAGTAGACAATCATATCAGCAACATTTTAACGAAAACGAAAACCGACAATCGGGTCGAACTGGTGCGCTGGGCCCTGCAGTGGGGCAAAGTCTGTCTCAATGAGGTCAATTGTTGTGTCCTTCCCCATCCTTCCCTTCCGAATGAAGATAATTAA
- a CDS encoding HAS-barrel domain-containing protein — MRLPLPQFVIEERPPQHIAEVIETSSTGFLAQCLEPEDLSFPAMPPFGSWVQARDEESQNLIFGIVSHVTTAPIDSVHRARAMGLSLAELREQQPQIFAMLKTEFYATLVGFEQAPASNNGHHRGSIYHYLPPCPPQIHQAVYQCAPEEVIHFSEKPDFLRILLEVKEAPVDALVAATVRGVYGLRKGDHRWLVNVGRHLSLLLKDDYDRLRYILSQVHL, encoded by the coding sequence ATGCGCCTGCCCCTGCCCCAATTTGTCATTGAAGAACGGCCACCCCAGCATATTGCAGAGGTAATCGAAACGAGCAGTACCGGGTTTTTGGCCCAGTGTCTGGAACCGGAAGACCTGAGTTTTCCGGCCATGCCGCCCTTTGGCAGTTGGGTGCAGGCCAGGGATGAGGAGTCCCAAAATCTTATTTTTGGCATTGTCAGTCACGTCACCACTGCTCCGATCGATTCCGTCCACCGGGCCAGGGCCATGGGACTATCCCTAGCAGAATTGCGGGAACAGCAACCCCAAATTTTTGCCATGCTCAAAACGGAGTTCTATGCGACCTTGGTGGGCTTTGAACAGGCCCCGGCATCGAACAACGGCCATCATCGCGGGAGCATTTATCATTATTTGCCGCCCTGTCCACCCCAGATCCACCAAGCGGTTTATCAGTGCGCACCCGAGGAGGTAATCCACTTCAGCGAGAAGCCCGATTTTCTACGAATTTTACTGGAAGTCAAGGAGGCCCCCGTGGATGCCCTGGTTGCAGCGACGGTTCGGGGGGTTTATGGCCTGCGCAAAGGAGACCATCGCTGGCTGGTCAATGTCGGCCGCCACCTCAGCCTACTCCTCAAGGATGACTATGACCGCCTACGCTACATTCTCAGCCAAGTTCATCTCTAG
- the cruF gene encoding gamma-carotene 1'-hydroxylase CruF gives MNKLMRIERLLLIAHIASMGFGLAGLLLVLPHPEFIANLPDIGKTAFAWSMAGGGVMYMLLGTAAVAVYAFRTLGLWHWLGFMIPAIGLSLSAELLGTSTGFPFGHYRYLSGLGYKIAGLVPFTIPLSWFYLGLSAYLLVRMGLKNSQLAVWLQEFTAIILGALLLMSWDFVLDPAMSQTTMPFWVWDVPGAFFGMPYQNFAGWFGTGAVFMTVATLLWRAKPLNLPEEQPGLPLAIYLSNFAFATVMSLGASIYPPIGLGLILGVAPALYFYRRALPESRSTAVSRLRSVIERDKTDLATIK, from the coding sequence ATGAATAAATTAATGCGTATTGAACGTTTGCTCCTGATAGCTCATATCGCCTCCATGGGCTTTGGGCTGGCGGGCCTTTTGTTGGTCTTGCCCCATCCTGAATTTATTGCCAACCTTCCAGACATTGGCAAGACAGCCTTTGCTTGGTCAATGGCGGGGGGCGGTGTGATGTATATGCTATTGGGGACAGCTGCCGTAGCGGTCTATGCCTTTCGGACCTTGGGCCTGTGGCATTGGCTGGGGTTTATGATTCCGGCGATTGGCCTATCCCTCAGTGCCGAACTCCTGGGTACAAGTACAGGTTTTCCCTTTGGCCACTATCGTTACCTCTCCGGCCTAGGGTACAAAATTGCGGGACTAGTTCCTTTTACCATTCCCCTCTCTTGGTTTTATCTGGGCCTAAGTGCTTACCTCCTCGTCCGCATGGGCCTGAAAAATAGCCAACTAGCGGTTTGGCTCCAGGAATTCACGGCCATTATCCTCGGTGCTCTCCTGCTGATGTCCTGGGATTTTGTGCTAGACCCGGCCATGAGTCAAACGACGATGCCTTTCTGGGTCTGGGATGTGCCAGGGGCCTTTTTTGGGATGCCTTACCAAAACTTTGCGGGCTGGTTTGGTACTGGTGCTGTCTTTATGACCGTTGCGACTCTCCTCTGGCGGGCGAAGCCCCTCAACCTTCCCGAAGAACAGCCCGGCTTACCCCTTGCTATTTACCTCAGTAACTTTGCCTTTGCGACGGTGATGAGTTTAGGCGCGAGCATCTATCCCCCCATTGGGTTGGGACTGATCCTGGGGGTTGCTCCGGCCCTGTATTTCTACCGTCGGGCCTTACCGGAATCTCGGTCAACGGCAGTGTCTCGCCTACGGTCAGTGATTGAACGCGACAAAACGGATCTGGCTACGATTAAATAA
- a CDS encoding SH3 domain-containing protein, translating into MSIKRNLTLLLSTVTLMFASMPVLARGISTLKAATPNTRINVRTQPTIKSSAPQYGLPGDKVKVIECVQDKDTKGSDLNWCKVQFTKSKAVGWVRSDFIIFADGGE; encoded by the coding sequence ATGTCAATAAAACGAAACCTAACATTATTGCTCAGTACTGTGACGCTAATGTTTGCGAGTATGCCGGTCTTGGCACGGGGAATTTCGACGCTTAAAGCGGCAACACCTAATACTCGTATTAATGTCAGGACTCAACCAACCATTAAATCAAGTGCCCCCCAGTATGGTCTTCCCGGCGATAAAGTGAAAGTCATTGAGTGTGTTCAAGACAAAGACACCAAAGGCAGTGATTTGAACTGGTGTAAGGTTCAGTTTACAAAGTCTAAGGCTGTCGGCTGGGTGCGGAGTGATTTCATTATTTTTGCGGATGGCGGGGAGTAA
- the cruG gene encoding 2'-O-glycosyltransferase CruG: MLELALACSLLLSLQGPATLVLMSRLLKGANRQRPLEPQIARPEQAGQVSIVVPTLNEAERIGPCLQGLYQQDTIVREILVVDSRSQDGTGDKVLQMAAQDQRFHLLTDNPLPPGWVGRPWALNYGFEQSSPDSKWILGIDADTQPQPGLVAAVVQAAETHGYDLLSLSPQFILKTADEWWLQPALLMTLLYRFDSSGVRQSDPERVMANGQCFLCRRAVLEKLGGYQSAARSFCDDVTLARYAAQQGFRVGFFDGAKVIRVRMYEGFGETWREWGRSLDLKDATTPTQLWGDVALLVLVQCLPGLLVPVLALAWGLGFDFLTLQGALALNLALVAIRFALLVAIRPSYYRAPGEATGAWAFWLSPFADVLAVIRIILSAQKQPKQWRGRTY; encoded by the coding sequence ATGCTGGAATTGGCCCTAGCCTGTAGTCTATTGCTATCCCTACAAGGCCCTGCAACGTTGGTTTTAATGTCTCGTCTGTTGAAGGGGGCCAATCGGCAACGGCCCCTAGAGCCACAAATTGCTCGGCCAGAGCAGGCTGGCCAGGTTTCCATTGTCGTACCAACGTTGAATGAAGCGGAACGCATTGGCCCCTGCCTCCAGGGCCTATACCAGCAAGATACCATTGTGCGCGAAATCCTCGTCGTAGATAGTCGTTCCCAGGACGGGACTGGTGACAAAGTTCTGCAGATGGCGGCTCAAGATCAGCGTTTTCACTTGCTGACCGATAATCCCCTGCCGCCGGGGTGGGTGGGCCGGCCCTGGGCCTTAAATTATGGTTTTGAACAAAGCTCTCCGGACAGTAAATGGATTCTGGGTATTGATGCCGATACCCAACCCCAACCGGGACTGGTTGCCGCCGTGGTTCAGGCCGCCGAAACCCATGGTTATGACCTGCTATCCCTCTCGCCACAATTTATTCTGAAAACCGCTGATGAATGGTGGCTCCAACCGGCCCTGTTAATGACGCTCCTCTACCGCTTCGATTCCTCCGGTGTGCGCCAGAGTGACCCCGAACGGGTGATGGCCAATGGGCAATGTTTTCTCTGTCGCCGGGCCGTTCTAGAAAAATTAGGGGGTTATCAATCAGCCGCCCGTTCCTTTTGTGATGACGTGACCCTCGCTCGCTACGCGGCCCAACAGGGTTTTCGGGTTGGCTTTTTTGACGGGGCCAAGGTGATTCGCGTTCGTATGTACGAAGGATTTGGGGAAACCTGGCGGGAATGGGGCCGTTCCCTCGACCTCAAAGATGCCACCACACCCACCCAACTCTGGGGAGATGTGGCCCTGTTGGTATTGGTGCAATGCCTGCCGGGTTTGCTGGTTCCCGTCCTGGCCCTGGCCTGGGGTTTGGGCTTTGATTTCTTGACTTTGCAGGGGGCTTTGGCCCTAAATCTGGCCCTGGTGGCGATTCGCTTTGCCCTCCTGGTGGCGATTCGGCCCTCTTATTATCGAGCCCCTGGGGAAGCCACGGGGGCCTGGGCCTTTTGGTTATCGCCCTTTGCCGATGTCCTCGCAGTGATTCGAATTATTCTCTCGGCCCAAAAACAGCCCAAGCAATGGCGCGGACGCACCTATTAA
- a CDS encoding DNA adenine methylase codes for MENTIKSPLRYPGGKSKALAQILAHLPSHITDYREPFIGGGSVFLAIRQLLGENLHHYWINDLNYDLYCFWACVQHNLDQLTTDIQKIKQHQCNGRQLFKSLTADHQELTQLQRAVRFFVLNRITFSGTVESGGYSQHAFEQRFTDSAIQRLANLGPCLAGVKITNLDYDALLQAPGEDVFIFLDPPYLSATSSKLYGKKGDLHTAFNHQRFAENMQKCPHRWLITYDDSSEIRDLFSFAQIFEWDLQYGMNNYKQKKAARGKELMIKNY; via the coding sequence ATGGAAAATACCATTAAAAGCCCACTCCGTTACCCTGGGGGGAAGTCCAAGGCCCTGGCCCAAATCCTGGCCCATTTGCCTAGTCATATCACTGACTATCGAGAACCGTTTATTGGCGGCGGCTCGGTCTTTTTGGCAATTCGACAGTTACTCGGTGAAAATCTTCACCATTATTGGATCAATGACCTCAACTACGACCTTTATTGTTTTTGGGCCTGCGTGCAGCACAATTTAGATCAGCTAACGACAGATATTCAAAAAATAAAGCAACATCAATGTAATGGTCGCCAACTATTTAAGTCCCTAACGGCAGACCATCAGGAATTAACGCAACTACAGAGGGCCGTTCGTTTTTTTGTTTTGAATCGCATTACTTTTTCGGGAACTGTCGAGTCGGGGGGCTATTCCCAACACGCCTTTGAACAACGCTTTACTGATTCTGCTATCCAGCGCTTGGCTAACTTGGGCCCTTGTTTAGCCGGAGTTAAAATTACCAACCTAGACTACGACGCCTTGCTCCAGGCCCCAGGGGAAGACGTCTTTATCTTTCTAGATCCGCCCTATCTAAGTGCCACCAGTTCAAAACTCTACGGTAAAAAAGGAGATTTACATACGGCCTTTAATCATCAACGTTTTGCCGAGAATATGCAAAAATGTCCCCACCGTTGGCTGATTACCTACGATGATTCTTCGGAAATTCGAGACCTGTTTAGTTTTGCTCAGATTTTTGAGTGGGATTTACAGTACGGGATGAATAATTACAAACAAAAGAAGGCGGCTAGAGGGAAGGAGTTAATGATCAAAAATTATTGA
- the purT gene encoding formate-dependent phosphoribosylglycinamide formyltransferase yields MLSLPKKLMVLGAGELGKEFVIAAQRLGNTVIAVDRYDNAPAMQVADAREVISMLSAEDLERVVSKHQPDYLIPEIEAIRTEKLAEFEQRGITVIPTAKATHYTMNRDRIRDLAHRELGLRTAKYAYASSLAEMQTVAQDIGFPQVVKPVMSSSGKGQSVVHSSAEVERAWQAAIAESRGDSQKVIIEEFIPFELEITLLTIKQWQGPTLFCPPIGHRQERGDYQESWQPARLTPEQLQQAQAIAATVTNALGGAGIFGVEFFVTAEEVIFSELSPRPHDTGMVTLISQNLNEFELHLRAVLSLPIPEISLYGPAASAVILASEAASSVSFQGVEQALSQAGVDLRLFGKPDTRPYRRMGVALARADSTDLAREKAQWAANQVQVLP; encoded by the coding sequence ATGCTAAGCCTACCGAAAAAATTAATGGTTCTCGGGGCCGGGGAACTAGGCAAGGAATTTGTGATTGCGGCCCAACGTCTGGGCAATACCGTCATCGCCGTAGACCGCTACGACAATGCCCCTGCCATGCAGGTGGCCGATGCCAGAGAAGTGATCTCTATGCTCAGTGCCGAAGACCTAGAGCGAGTCGTCAGCAAGCATCAGCCAGATTATCTGATTCCTGAAATTGAGGCCATTCGCACGGAAAAGTTAGCGGAATTTGAGCAACGGGGGATTACGGTCATTCCCACGGCCAAGGCCACCCACTACACCATGAACCGTGACCGCATCCGGGACTTGGCCCATCGGGAGTTGGGGCTTCGCACGGCCAAATATGCCTACGCTTCCAGTTTGGCGGAAATGCAGACCGTGGCGCAGGACATCGGTTTTCCCCAGGTAGTGAAGCCAGTGATGTCCTCCTCCGGTAAGGGCCAATCCGTCGTCCATTCCTCTGCGGAGGTGGAAAGGGCCTGGCAAGCAGCCATTGCCGAGTCGCGGGGGGATAGCCAGAAGGTAATTATCGAAGAATTTATACCCTTTGAGCTAGAAATTACCCTGTTAACCATTAAACAATGGCAGGGGCCGACGCTGTTCTGTCCCCCCATTGGCCATCGCCAGGAACGAGGGGACTATCAGGAATCTTGGCAACCGGCCCGTCTAACGCCGGAACAGTTACAGCAGGCCCAGGCCATCGCCGCAACCGTGACCAACGCCTTGGGAGGAGCCGGTATTTTTGGGGTGGAATTTTTTGTCACTGCCGAGGAGGTGATTTTCTCGGAACTGTCGCCCCGGCCCCACGATACAGGCATGGTGACGCTCATTTCCCAAAACTTGAACGAGTTTGAATTGCACCTGCGGGCTGTTCTGAGCCTACCCATTCCGGAAATTAGCCTGTATGGCCCGGCGGCCAGTGCGGTGATTCTGGCTTCAGAGGCGGCTTCCTCGGTATCTTTCCAGGGAGTGGAACAGGCCCTGAGCCAAGCGGGCGTGGATTTGCGTCTCTTTGGTAAACCGGATACCAGGCCCTATCGACGAATGGGAGTGGCCCTGGCCCGAGCTGATAGTACAGATTTAGCCCGAGAAAAGGCCCAATGGGCTGCTAATCAAGTGCAGGTTTTACCCTAA
- a CDS encoding Uma2 family endonuclease: MTQTLTPPAQDEIVYPSEDGEPLAESYDHLYAILVTLEVLRQYLTGRPATVLADQFLYYSQGFPRLRVAPDVMVIFDVAPGGRESYKLWEEGQVPAVIFEMTSPSTRSQDTEFKKTLYQQLGVKEYWLFDPKGEWIPEQLRGYQLANEAYQPIWDQQSQALGLRLVPEDKLIGFYRLDNGAKLLTPAELQAELANAQISIEEERQRVKQERLRAERLAEQLKALGIEPEL, from the coding sequence ATGACTCAAACCCTGACTCCCCCGGCACAAGACGAGATTGTTTACCCCAGCGAGGACGGTGAACCCTTGGCGGAATCCTACGACCACCTCTACGCCATCCTCGTGACCCTAGAAGTCCTGCGGCAATACCTGACGGGACGGCCGGCCACGGTGCTAGCGGATCAATTTCTCTACTATTCCCAAGGCTTTCCGCGCCTACGGGTTGCACCGGATGTGATGGTGATTTTCGATGTGGCCCCTGGTGGTCGCGAGAGTTATAAACTTTGGGAAGAGGGACAGGTTCCGGCCGTGATCTTTGAGATGACCTCCCCCAGCACTCGTTCCCAGGATACAGAGTTCAAAAAAACGCTCTATCAACAATTGGGGGTTAAAGAATATTGGCTTTTCGATCCGAAAGGGGAATGGATTCCCGAACAATTAAGGGGTTATCAGCTCGCTAATGAGGCCTACCAACCGATCTGGGATCAACAAAGTCAGGCCCTGGGTTTGCGTCTCGTTCCTGAAGATAAACTAATTGGTTTTTATCGGCTGGATAATGGGGCAAAACTACTGACCCCGGCGGAACTGCAAGCGGAATTGGCCAATGCTCAAATCTCGATCGAGGAAGAACGACAGCGGGTTAAGCAAGAACGCCTAAGGGCCGAACGTTTAGCGGAACAATTAAAAGCGTTAGGAATTGAACCGGAGTTGTGA
- the gyrB gene encoding DNA topoisomerase (ATP-hydrolyzing) subunit B yields the protein MTSNYSADQIQVLEGLEPVRKRPGMYIGSTGPKGLHHLVYEVVDNSIDEALAGYCTHIEIEINADGSVTVTDNGRGIPTDIHPTTGRSALETVLTVLHAGGKFGGGGYKVSGGLHGVGVSVVNALSEWVEVKVWREGKEHFQRFERGNPIGMLEAIANADHPTGTQVSFLPDTEIFKDGIEFDYNTLAGRLKELAYLNAGVKITFGDARGTTGAAGREGKAREEVYFYEGGIREYVTYMTSEKEPLHGDIIYVSGEKNDVQVEVALQWCVDAYSDNLLGFANNIRTIDGGTHLEGLKAVLTRTINSIARKRNKIKENEANLGGENVREGLTGVISVKVPDPEFEGQTKTKLGNTEVRGIVDSLVGEALTEFLEFNPQVADSVIEKAVQAFKAAEAARRARELVRRKSVLESSTLPGKLADCSAKDPSVSEIYIVEGDSAGGSAKQGRDRQFQAILPLRGKILNIEKTDDAKIYKNTEIQSLITALGLGIKGDEFDASQLRYHRVILMTDADVDGAHIRTLLLTFFYRYQRALVDQGYIYIACPPLYKLERGKNHYYCYSDRELQEQIRQFPANASYTIQRFKGLGEMMPTQLWETTMNPETRTLKQVQIEDAAEADRIFTVLMGDRVAPRREFIETYGSKLNLMELDI from the coding sequence ATGACCAGTAACTACAGTGCCGACCAAATTCAAGTCCTAGAAGGATTAGAACCGGTACGCAAGCGCCCAGGCATGTACATCGGCTCGACGGGCCCCAAAGGCCTACACCATCTGGTCTATGAAGTGGTGGATAACTCCATTGACGAGGCCCTGGCGGGTTATTGTACCCATATTGAAATTGAGATTAATGCCGATGGTTCGGTCACGGTCACCGATAATGGTCGCGGCATTCCCACCGATATTCACCCCACCACGGGCCGCTCGGCTCTAGAAACGGTGTTAACGGTGCTCCACGCCGGGGGAAAATTTGGGGGCGGCGGCTATAAGGTCTCCGGGGGCCTGCACGGGGTTGGGGTCTCCGTGGTTAACGCCCTGTCCGAGTGGGTAGAAGTGAAAGTCTGGCGCGAAGGCAAGGAACATTTCCAACGGTTTGAGCGGGGTAATCCCATTGGCATGCTAGAGGCGATCGCCAATGCAGATCATCCCACCGGGACTCAGGTGTCCTTTTTACCCGATACGGAGATTTTCAAAGATGGCATCGAATTTGATTACAATACCCTGGCTGGTCGTCTAAAAGAGTTAGCCTATCTCAATGCCGGGGTCAAAATCACCTTCGGCGATGCTAGGGGCACAACTGGAGCCGCAGGCCGGGAGGGCAAAGCACGGGAAGAGGTGTATTTCTACGAAGGGGGGATTCGGGAATACGTCACCTATATGACCTCTGAAAAAGAACCCTTGCACGGCGATATTATCTACGTTTCCGGCGAAAAGAACGATGTCCAGGTGGAGGTGGCCCTGCAGTGGTGTGTGGATGCCTACAGCGATAACCTGCTGGGCTTTGCCAACAATATTCGTACTATTGATGGGGGAACTCACCTAGAGGGCCTTAAAGCCGTCCTGACTCGGACTATCAACAGCATTGCCCGTAAACGCAACAAAATCAAAGAAAATGAAGCTAATCTCGGTGGGGAAAACGTCCGCGAAGGCCTAACGGGCGTTATTTCCGTGAAAGTACCTGACCCCGAATTTGAGGGCCAAACCAAAACCAAACTAGGCAATACAGAAGTGCGGGGCATTGTTGATTCCTTGGTAGGAGAGGCCCTGACAGAATTTTTAGAATTTAATCCCCAAGTAGCGGATTCGGTGATTGAAAAAGCGGTACAGGCCTTTAAGGCCGCTGAAGCCGCCCGCCGGGCCAGAGAACTGGTGCGCCGTAAATCCGTTTTAGAATCCTCGACCCTGCCCGGTAAACTTGCGGATTGCAGTGCCAAAGACCCTTCAGTGTCTGAGATCTATATCGTAGAAGGGGATAGCGCTGGTGGGTCGGCCAAGCAGGGCCGTGACCGTCAATTCCAGGCCATTCTGCCCTTGCGGGGGAAAATCCTCAACATTGAGAAAACCGATGATGCCAAGATCTACAAAAATACAGAAATTCAGTCCCTGATCACGGCCCTGGGCCTAGGGATTAAAGGGGATGAATTCGATGCCTCCCAACTGCGCTACCATCGCGTCATTCTCATGACTGACGCAGACGTGGATGGGGCCCATATTCGCACCCTGTTGTTAACCTTCTTTTATCGCTATCAGCGGGCCCTGGTGGATCAAGGCTATATCTACATTGCCTGTCCGCCGCTCTACAAATTGGAACGGGGCAAAAACCATTACTATTGCTACTCCGACCGCGAGTTACAGGAACAAATTCGTCAATTTCCCGCCAATGCCAGCTACACCATCCAACGCTTCAAAGGACTGGGGGAAATGATGCCAACCCAACTCTGGGAAACCACCATGAACCCGGAAACCCGCACCCTGAAGCAAGTACAGATCGAAGATGCCGCCGAAGCCGACCGGATCTTTACCGTCTTAATGGGTGACCGAGTGGCCCCGCGCCGGGAATTTATCGAAACCTACGGTTCTAAGTTGAACCTGATGGAGTTGGATATTTAA
- the hisA gene encoding 1-(5-phosphoribosyl)-5-[(5-phosphoribosylamino)methylideneamino]imidazole-4-carboxamide isomerase, whose product MEILPAIDLLDGRCVRLYQGDYQQSQVFHENPVEVARQWANQGASRLHLVDLDGAKEGKPVNLAAIEAIVRAIDIPVQVGGGLRDRQSVAQLLELGVQRVILGTVAVEQPDLVQSLCQEFPGQIVVGIDARNGKVATRGWLETSEVEATELAQRMEQLGACAIIYTDIHRDGTLVGPNLAALRELASVLTIPVIASGGVSALRDLLSLLSLEALGVNGVIIGKALYTGAVNLEEAIRAVGPGRWQDVPPADAPRWA is encoded by the coding sequence ATGGAAATCTTGCCCGCCATTGACCTCCTCGACGGCCGTTGCGTTCGTCTCTACCAAGGGGATTACCAGCAATCCCAAGTCTTTCACGAAAACCCCGTGGAAGTTGCCCGACAATGGGCCAATCAGGGGGCCAGTCGTCTGCATTTGGTAGATCTCGATGGGGCCAAGGAAGGCAAACCCGTAAACTTAGCGGCCATTGAAGCCATTGTGCGGGCCATTGATATTCCGGTGCAAGTGGGGGGTGGCCTGCGGGATCGTCAGAGCGTGGCGCAGTTACTGGAATTAGGGGTACAACGAGTTATTTTAGGCACTGTGGCCGTGGAACAGCCAGATCTAGTGCAATCCCTGTGTCAGGAATTTCCAGGGCAAATTGTGGTCGGCATCGATGCTCGTAACGGGAAGGTAGCCACGCGGGGTTGGTTAGAGACCTCCGAGGTGGAAGCCACGGAACTGGCCCAACGGATGGAACAATTAGGGGCCTGCGCTATTATTTATACCGATATTCATCGAGATGGTACCTTGGTCGGCCCCAACCTAGCGGCTTTGCGAGAATTGGCCAGTGTTTTAACTATTCCCGTGATTGCTTCTGGAGGCGTGAGCGCCCTACGAGATCTACTCAGTCTACTCTCCCTAGAAGCCTTGGGAGTTAATGGCGTAATTATTGGTAAGGCCCTCTACACCGGAGCTGTTAACCTCGAGGAAGCAATCCGTGCTGTCGGGCCAGGCCGCTGGCAAGATGTGCCCCCTGCCGATGCGCCCCGTTGGGCGTAA